One window of Cellulomonas shaoxiangyii genomic DNA carries:
- a CDS encoding deoxyguanosinetriphosphate triphosphohydrolase produces MTTLDDLARARADGDGYVDADRERWVPEGSKSRERSPFERDRARIVHSSALRRLGAKTQVLGPSSDDFVRTRLTHTLEVAQVGREIGKALGCDPDVVDTACLAHDLGHPPFGHNGERALAGLARDIGGFEGNAQTLRLLTRLEPKVVDRGGRSVGLNLTRASLDASVKYPWRFGQGPVSAATGRPTHKFGVYEDDLAVFAWLRQDAPGGRKCLEAQVMDLADDISYSVHDVEDAVVGGRFDLDVLTVPDERARIVDAVGTWYGDQVDPAGLEAAMDRLVAARLWQPRFDGSRSALAHLKDATSQLIGRFAQAAQLATRARYGPGPLTRYAAELVVPLETVAEILVLKGMAVAYVMAPRELEPLYQRQREMLADLVEVLSDRAPVALEPPFAADWRAAADDAERLRVVVDQVASLTDVSAVALHARLVRPPRH; encoded by the coding sequence GTGACCACGCTCGACGACCTCGCCCGCGCCCGCGCGGACGGTGACGGCTACGTCGACGCCGACCGGGAGCGGTGGGTCCCCGAGGGCTCGAAGTCGCGGGAGCGCTCGCCGTTCGAGCGCGACCGCGCCCGGATCGTGCACTCCTCGGCGCTGCGCCGGCTGGGCGCCAAGACGCAGGTCCTCGGGCCCTCGTCGGACGACTTCGTCCGCACCCGGCTGACGCACACCCTCGAGGTCGCCCAGGTTGGCCGGGAGATCGGCAAGGCGCTGGGCTGCGACCCCGACGTCGTGGACACCGCGTGCCTCGCGCACGACCTGGGCCACCCGCCGTTCGGCCACAACGGCGAGCGCGCGCTGGCGGGGCTCGCCCGCGACATCGGCGGGTTCGAGGGCAACGCGCAGACCCTGCGGCTGCTCACGCGGCTCGAGCCGAAGGTCGTCGACCGGGGCGGACGTTCGGTGGGGCTCAACCTCACCCGCGCCAGCCTCGACGCGTCGGTGAAGTACCCGTGGCGGTTCGGGCAGGGCCCCGTCAGCGCCGCCACCGGCCGTCCGACGCACAAGTTCGGCGTGTACGAGGACGACCTCGCGGTGTTCGCCTGGCTGCGTCAGGACGCCCCCGGCGGTCGCAAGTGCCTGGAGGCGCAGGTCATGGACCTCGCCGACGACATCTCCTACTCCGTGCACGACGTCGAGGACGCCGTCGTCGGCGGCCGCTTCGACCTGGACGTGCTGACCGTGCCGGACGAGCGCGCCCGCATCGTCGACGCCGTCGGCACGTGGTACGGCGACCAGGTCGACCCCGCAGGCCTCGAGGCCGCGATGGACCGGCTCGTCGCCGCGCGGCTGTGGCAGCCGCGCTTCGACGGGTCGCGCAGCGCGCTCGCGCACCTCAAGGACGCGACGAGCCAGCTCATCGGGCGGTTCGCGCAGGCCGCCCAGCTCGCGACGCGCGCCCGGTACGGCCCGGGCCCGCTCACGCGCTACGCGGCCGAGCTGGTCGTCCCGCTCGAGACGGTCGCGGAGATCCTCGTGCTCAAGGGCATGGCCGTGGCGTACGTCATGGCGCCGCGCGAGCTGGAGCCGCTGTACCAGCGGCAGCGCGAGATGCTCGCGGACCTCGTCGAGGTCCTGTCCGACCGCGCCCCCGTGGCCCTCGAGCCGCCGTTCGCGGCCGACTGGCGCGCCGCCGCGGACGACGCCGAGCGGCTGCGCGTGGTCGTCGACCAGGTGGCGTCGCTCACGGACGTGTCGGCCGTGGCGCTGCACGCCCGGCTGGTGCGACCGCCGCGGCACTGA
- a CDS encoding YciI family protein, which yields MLFICTDPEGEEARPGDVDIEAWGADVDARGVWKHGDRLRPAEAATTVRRRGDDLLVTDGPFAETRETIAGYDVIECADLDEAIAVAAAHPMARGGRVEVRPVWPLDAEG from the coding sequence ATGCTCTTCATCTGCACCGACCCCGAGGGCGAGGAGGCCCGGCCCGGCGACGTCGACATCGAGGCGTGGGGCGCCGACGTCGACGCGCGGGGCGTGTGGAAGCACGGCGACCGGCTGCGGCCCGCCGAGGCCGCCACGACCGTCCGCCGGCGCGGCGACGACCTGCTCGTCACCGACGGCCCGTTCGCGGAGACGCGCGAGACGATCGCCGGCTACGACGTCATCGAGTGCGCCGACCTCGACGAGGCCATCGCGGTGGCGGCGGCACACCCCATGGCGCGCGGGGGGCGTGTCGAGGTCCGGCCCGTCTGGCCCCTCGACGCCGAGGGCTGA
- the dnaG gene encoding DNA primase, which yields MAGRIRREDVEAVRERVHIEEVVGAHVALRSAGVGSLKGLCPFHDERTPSFHVRPQVGRYHCFGCGEGGDVISFVQKVDGLGFTDAIEHLAARVGMEVRYEDGGPARPGEEPGRRRRLLDAHRVAEEFYREQLLTPAAAPGRAFLAERGFDRSAADEFGVGFAPQGWDALLRHLRGRGFTEAELTASGLVSQGQRGVYDRFRGRLVWPIREVTGETVGFGARRLLDEDTGPKYLNTPETALYRKSHVLYGIDLAKREISRERQVVVVEGYTDVMAMHLSGVRTAVATCGTAFGGDHARIVRRLLGDGGGAGGVQLAGGGSVGGAVVFTFDGDAAGQKAALRAFGEDQSFTAQTFVAVGPSGMDPCDLRQAKGPDAVRALVQARQPLFEFVIRSTLAAHDLTTAEGRVGALRAAAPVVAGIRDTALRPEYVRLLSGWLGMDDQDAVRRAVQDAVRRGAGRGGSGDGRRAGAQRPDDRGAGDRGRDGAPEPERAVRMPVPDRRDPVAQVERTALEVVLQAPLLVPDDFDALAPDAFAAPAYRAVHEAVRAAGGVAGGRAHVERSGGSSTAWVGAVLEEAAEPVHPLVTELSVAPLPEDREDALPGYVRGVVMRLVDIGYTRQIADVRGRLQRMGPDVDPVASRALFTELLDLEGRRRTLRDTA from the coding sequence GTGGCGGGGCGCATCCGGCGGGAGGACGTGGAGGCGGTCCGCGAGCGCGTCCACATCGAGGAGGTCGTGGGTGCGCACGTCGCCCTGCGCTCCGCGGGCGTCGGCTCGCTCAAGGGGCTGTGCCCCTTCCACGACGAGCGCACCCCGTCCTTCCACGTCCGCCCGCAGGTCGGGCGCTACCACTGCTTCGGGTGCGGCGAGGGCGGCGACGTCATCAGCTTCGTGCAGAAGGTCGACGGCCTCGGCTTCACCGACGCGATCGAGCACCTGGCGGCGCGCGTCGGCATGGAGGTCCGCTACGAGGACGGCGGGCCCGCGCGGCCCGGCGAGGAGCCCGGACGGCGCCGCCGCCTGCTGGACGCGCACCGCGTCGCGGAGGAGTTCTACCGCGAGCAGCTGCTCACGCCCGCCGCCGCCCCGGGGCGTGCGTTCCTCGCGGAGCGCGGGTTCGACCGCTCGGCGGCGGACGAGTTCGGCGTCGGCTTCGCGCCCCAGGGGTGGGACGCTCTGCTGCGCCACCTGCGCGGACGCGGCTTCACGGAGGCGGAGCTGACCGCGTCGGGCCTCGTGAGCCAGGGGCAGCGGGGCGTCTACGACCGGTTCCGCGGGCGGCTCGTGTGGCCGATCCGCGAGGTGACGGGGGAGACGGTCGGCTTCGGCGCGCGGCGCCTGCTCGACGAGGACACCGGTCCCAAGTACCTCAACACCCCGGAGACCGCGCTGTACCGCAAGTCGCACGTGCTCTACGGGATCGACCTGGCCAAGCGCGAGATCTCCCGCGAGCGGCAGGTCGTGGTCGTCGAGGGGTACACCGACGTCATGGCCATGCACCTGTCGGGCGTCCGGACGGCGGTCGCGACGTGCGGCACCGCGTTCGGCGGCGACCACGCGCGGATCGTGCGGCGGCTGCTCGGGGACGGCGGCGGCGCGGGCGGCGTGCAGCTCGCCGGCGGCGGGTCGGTCGGCGGCGCGGTGGTGTTCACGTTCGACGGCGACGCGGCGGGGCAGAAGGCGGCGCTGCGTGCGTTCGGGGAGGACCAGTCCTTCACGGCGCAGACCTTCGTCGCCGTCGGGCCGTCGGGCATGGACCCGTGCGACCTGCGGCAGGCGAAGGGCCCGGACGCCGTGCGCGCGCTCGTGCAGGCGCGTCAGCCGCTGTTCGAGTTCGTCATCCGCTCGACGCTCGCCGCGCACGACCTCACCACGGCCGAGGGACGCGTGGGCGCGCTGCGGGCGGCCGCGCCCGTCGTCGCGGGCATCCGCGACACCGCGCTGCGCCCGGAGTACGTCCGGCTGCTCTCGGGCTGGCTCGGCATGGACGACCAGGACGCGGTCCGGCGTGCCGTGCAGGACGCCGTGCGCCGGGGTGCCGGCCGAGGCGGGTCCGGCGACGGCCGCCGTGCCGGCGCCCAGCGCCCGGACGACCGGGGGGCCGGCGACCGTGGGCGCGACGGCGCGCCCGAGCCCGAGCGCGCCGTCCGCATGCCCGTGCCGGACCGCCGCGACCCGGTGGCGCAGGTCGAGCGGACCGCGCTCGAGGTCGTCCTGCAGGCGCCGCTGCTGGTGCCCGACGACTTCGACGCGCTCGCCCCGGATGCCTTCGCGGCGCCGGCCTACCGCGCGGTCCACGAGGCCGTCCGCGCCGCGGGCGGCGTCGCCGGCGGGCGCGCGCACGTCGAGCGGTCGGGCGGCTCGTCGACCGCCTGGGTCGGCGCGGTGCTGGAGGAGGCGGCCGAGCCGGTGCACCCCCTCGTCACCGAGCTCTCGGTCGCGCCCCTCCCCGAGGACCGCGAGGACGCTCTGCCCGGGTACGTCCGGGGGGTCGTCATGCGGCTCGTCGACATCGGCTACACGCGGCAGATCGCCGACGTGCGGGGCCGCCTGCAGCGGATGGGCCCGGACGTCGACCCCGTGGCGTCGCGCGCGCTGTTCACCGAGCTCCTCGACCTCGAGGGCCGCCGGCGCACGCTGCGCGACACCGCCTGA
- a CDS encoding transglutaminase-like domain-containing protein, which yields MLRSVACHLSLDVREPLELLLAVAVAEGPFERSEDLIVRTDDEPLDVEEIKLPHGGRMHRVWAPAGRVVVDYRARVSGQAEPSPVEDVDLVEYRRPSRYAESDRLLSFARDQFAGLTGTDLLDAVVTWVSRHVTYLPGSSLPTDGATDTLLKRRGVCRDFAHLTVALLRACDVPARLVSVYAPGLTPMDFHAVAEAYVDGAWHVVDATRLAPRPTMLRIATGRDATDTAFLSYYGGALLLRSMTVTAVTDGRTEDDGTGLVALR from the coding sequence GTGCTGCGCTCCGTGGCCTGTCACCTCTCCCTCGACGTGCGCGAGCCGCTCGAGCTGCTGCTCGCGGTCGCCGTGGCGGAAGGGCCGTTCGAGCGGTCGGAGGACCTCATCGTGCGCACCGACGACGAGCCGCTCGACGTCGAGGAGATCAAGCTCCCCCACGGCGGGCGCATGCACCGCGTGTGGGCACCCGCCGGACGTGTCGTCGTCGACTACCGGGCGCGCGTGTCCGGGCAGGCCGAGCCCAGCCCGGTCGAGGACGTCGACCTGGTCGAGTACCGGCGGCCGAGCCGCTACGCCGAGTCGGACCGTCTCCTCTCGTTCGCGCGCGACCAGTTCGCGGGCCTGACGGGCACCGACCTGCTGGACGCCGTCGTCACCTGGGTGAGCAGGCACGTCACGTACCTGCCGGGGTCCAGCCTGCCCACCGACGGCGCGACCGACACGCTCCTCAAGCGCCGTGGCGTGTGCCGCGACTTCGCCCACCTCACCGTCGCGCTGCTGCGCGCGTGCGACGTGCCGGCACGCCTCGTGTCGGTCTACGCGCCCGGGCTCACGCCGATGGACTTCCACGCCGTGGCCGAGGCCTACGTCGACGGGGCCTGGCACGTGGTGGACGCGACCCGGCTGGCGCCCCGGCCGACGATGCTGCGCATCGCCACCGGCCGCGACGCGACGGACACGGCCTTCCTGTCCTACTACGGCGGCGCACTGCTCCTCCGGTCGATGACGGTCACGGCCGTGACGGACGGCCGCACCGAGGACGACGGCACCGGGCTCGTCGCCCTGCGCTGA
- a CDS encoding metallophosphoesterase family protein, with translation MADTHLPARARDLPAELWAAVDDADLVVHAGDWVRVDLLDRLEARAARLVACYGNNDGADLRARLPEIARLEVAGVRLGVVHETGSAAGRERRCDDRFGDLDVLVFGHSHIPWDTTTPRGLRLLNPGSPTDRRRQPHHTWLSWTMADGAIDDVVLHRLPPRTPPVRGPRPA, from the coding sequence ATGGCCGACACCCACCTGCCCGCCCGCGCCCGCGACCTGCCGGCGGAGCTGTGGGCAGCGGTGGACGACGCCGACCTCGTCGTGCACGCGGGCGACTGGGTGCGCGTCGACCTGCTCGACCGGCTGGAGGCGCGCGCCGCACGCCTGGTCGCCTGCTACGGCAACAACGACGGCGCCGACCTGCGCGCGCGGCTGCCGGAGATCGCACGGCTCGAGGTGGCGGGCGTCCGCCTCGGCGTGGTGCACGAGACGGGGTCCGCGGCGGGACGTGAGCGGCGCTGCGACGACCGGTTCGGCGACCTCGACGTCCTGGTGTTCGGCCACAGCCACATCCCGTGGGACACGACCACACCGCGCGGGCTCCGGCTGCTCAACCCCGGCTCGCCGACCGACCGCCGCCGCCAGCCGCACCACACGTGGCTGTCGTGGACCATGGCGGACGGGGCGATCGACGACGTCGTGCTGCACCGGCTGCCGCCGCGGACGCCGCCCGTACGCGGCCCCCGGCCTGCCTGA
- the yidD gene encoding membrane protein insertion efficiency factor YidD — MTYASVVVDRLIRGYQQNLSPRKGWSCAHRVAHGGASCSAAVRDLVAGRGVARSIVPTAARFVACYQAAALLAQTDVRGVCCCGGIPIPFRF, encoded by the coding sequence ATGACCTACGCCTCCGTCGTCGTCGACCGTCTCATCCGCGGCTACCAGCAGAACCTGTCGCCCCGGAAGGGGTGGAGCTGCGCCCACCGCGTCGCCCACGGCGGCGCCTCCTGCTCTGCAGCCGTGCGCGACCTCGTCGCCGGCCGGGGCGTCGCGCGGTCGATCGTGCCGACGGCTGCCCGCTTCGTCGCCTGCTACCAGGCGGCGGCGCTGCTCGCGCAGACGGATGTGCGCGGCGTGTGCTGCTGCGGCGGGATCCCGATCCCGTTCCGCTTCTGA